The following coding sequences are from one Eucalyptus grandis isolate ANBG69807.140 chromosome 11, ASM1654582v1, whole genome shotgun sequence window:
- the LOC104425173 gene encoding anthocyanidin 3-O-glucosyltransferase 2 has translation MKRGELVFVPSPGIGQLVPAVEVAKLLVQRDHRLSATIFIITLPFDNKITTYTDSLASSSSSIDGRVKFITLPEQKPSLEANFLTSLIEIQKPHVKKVAAQFAHSESGPEEPRLAAFVIGMFCTTMIDVANEFGVPTYVFYTSSAGALGLMLHLQTLRDVHSQDITELKDSDTELMVPICINPVPAKVLPSVVLNRDWSMVILDQFQRFKETKGILVNTFLELEGHAVKSFANSEIPSVYPVGPILDLKGNAHVGSSDDRQGEDLICWLDDQPPASVVFLCFGSMGSFSEDQVREIACALEQCGYRFVWSLRRPPPKGKMGYPSDYTNPAAALPEGFLERMATVGRVIGWAPQVAVLAHPAVGGFVSHCGWNSILESLWYGVPVATWPLYSEQQFNAFEMVRELGLSVEIRMDYRRDVRAESESMVCADEIERGLKSLMESGNEMEMRKKVKEMKAKCRMVTMEGGSSYFYLGQLISEILDGMQ, from the coding sequence ATGAAGAGGGGAGAGCTGGTATTTGTCCCTTCACCTGGCATCGGTCAACTTGTACCCGCTGTTGAAGTTGCCAAGCTCCTTGTCCAAAGAGACCACCGCCTCTCAGCCACAATATTCATCATCACACTGCCGTTTGACAACAAAATCACCACCTACACCGactctcttgcttcttcttcctcctccattgATGGCCGCGTCAAGTTCATTACCCTTCCTGAACAGAAACCTTCCTTGGAAGCGAACTTCTTGACCTCCCTAATAGAAATCCAGAAACCCCATGTCAAAAAGGTGGCCGCGCAGTTTGCTCATTCTGAGTCAGGCCCTGAGGAGCCGAGACTTGCAGCTTTCGTGATTGGCATGTTCTGCACGACGATGATTGACGTTGCCAATGAGTTTGGAGTCCCCACTTATGTCTTTTACACTTCAAGTGCCGGCGCTCTTGGTCTTATGCTCCATCTCCAAACCCTTCGTGATGTCCATAGCCAAGACATCACTGAGCTGAAAGACTCGGATACTGAGCTGATGGTCCCGATTTGCATCAACCCAGTTCCAGCCAAAGTCCTGCCCTCTGTGGTGCTAAACAGAGATTGGTCCATGGTGATACTGGATCAGTTTCAGAGattcaaagaaacaaagggCATACTGGTAAATACATTTTTGGAGCTGGAAGGCCATGCTGTCAAGTCCTTTGCAAACAGTGAAATCCCGTCGGTGTACCCGGTGGGACCCATACTAGACCTCAAGGGCAACGCTCACGTGGGCTCCAGTGATGATCGACAGGGGGAGGATCTCATCTGTTGGTTGGATGATCAACCTCCAGCATCAGTCGTGTTCCTTTGCTTCGGGAGCATGGGAAGCTTTAGTGAGGATCAAGTGAGAGAGATCGCATGCGCACTGGAGCAATGTGGGTATAGGTTTGTGTGGTCCCTACGTCGTCCTCCACCAAAAGGCAAGATGGGGTACCCCAGTGATTACACCAATCCTGCGGCCGCATTGCCTGAAGGTTTCTTGGAACGGATGGCCACAGTTGGGAGAGTGATCGGTTGGGCTCCACAGGTGGCGGTCCTGGCCCATCCGGCAGTTGGAGGCTTTGTGTCgcactgcgggtggaactccaTACTGGAAAGCCTTTGGTATGGCGTGCCAGTCGCCACGTGGCCACTGTACTCAGAGCAGCAATTCAATGCCTTTGAAATGGTGAGGGAGCTGGGATTGAGCGTTGAGATAAGGATGGATTACAGGAGAGATGTGAGGGCTGAGAGCGAATCAATGGTCTGTGCAGATGAGATCGAGAGAGGGCTCAAGAGTTTGATGGAAAGTGGCAATGAGAtggagatgaggaagaaggtGAAGGAGATGAAGGCAAAATGTAGGATGGTGACCATGGAAGGTGGGTCTTCATACTTTTATCTGGGTCAGCTGATTAGTGAGATTTTGGACGGCATGCAATGA
- the LOC120289532 gene encoding leucine-rich repeat receptor-like kinase protein THICK TASSEL DWARF1, with protein MAGRPSALAALLLLAALLLARPPPSLQQRITAADLAALLSVKDSLTDLPGAAFFSTWDPAAPPDPCSSFAGLTCSPSGRVSVLSLGAGGLSGSPGLAGSLSPSLALLSDLTQLILSPGIVTGPIPPQLGRLPGLRVLSLTNNRLTGPIPATLAALPWLHTLDLSGNLLTGAIPPGLPSVPGLKVLILASNRLSGRVPPVAAALLHLDLRQNLLFGPVPALPPTLRYLSLSGNAMWGPLNGIASLSELVYLDLSMNRFGGPIPPSLFSAPTLQSMLLQRNNLSGGVPPASSAAAAAYGPGSVVDLSHNALTGELSAVLAGVESLYLNNNRLTGSVPEEYAKSVSEGRTRTLYLQHNYLSGFPWDRGMAVPDAAAVCLSYNCMALPMGLEGCPASAGTQPSRPASQCSAFSRGGAGPRD; from the coding sequence ATGGCCGGACGCCCCTCCGCCCTGGCggcgctcctcctcctcgccgccctcctcctcgcccgcccgccgccgtccctCCAGCAGCGCATCACCGCcgccgacctcgccgccctCCTCTCCGTCAAGGACAGCCTCACCGACCTCCCCGGCGCCGCCTTCTTCTCCACCTGGGACCCCGCCGCCCCCCCGGACCCCTGCTCCTCCTTCGCCGGCCTCACCTGCTCCCCCTCCGGCCGCGTCTCCGTCCTCTCCCTCGGCGCCGGCGGCCTCTCCGGCTCCCCGGGCCTCGCCGGCTCCCTCTCCCCGTCCCTCGCCCTCCTCTCCGACCTCACCCAGCTGATCCTCTCCCCGGGCATCGTCACCGGCCCCATCCCCCCGCAGCTCGGCCGCCTCCCGGGGCTCCGCGTCCTCTCCCTCACCAACAACCGCCTCACCGGCCCGATCCCGGCCACCCTCGCCGCCCTCCCGTGGCTCCACACCCTCGACCTGAGCGGCAACCTGCTGACCGGCGCCATCCCGCCGGGCCTCCCATCGGTGCCGGGTCTCAAGGTCCTGATCCTGGCGTCGAACCGACTCTCCGGCCGGGTGCCGCCAGTCGCGGCGGCGCTCCTCCACCTGGACCTGCGGCAGAACCTGCTCTTCGGCCCGGTCCCCGCGCTGCCGCCCACGCTCCGGTACCTTTCGCTAAGCGGCAACGCCATGTGGGGCCCGCTCAACGGCATAGCATCGCTCTCGGAGTTAGTGTACCTCGACCTGAGCATGAACCGTTTCGGTGGGCCCATCCCGCCCTCCCTCTTCTCCGCCCCGACCCTCCAATCAATGCTCTTGCAACGGAACAATCTGTCCGGTGGGGTCCCccccgcctcctccgccgccgccgccgcctacGGCCCCGGATCGGTCGTCGACCTCAGCCACAACGCCCTGACGGGGGAGCTGTCGGCGGTCCTCGCCGGGGTCGAGAGCCTGTACCTGAACAACAACCGCCTGACGGGGAGCGTCCCGGAGGAGTACGCCAAGAGCGTGTCCGAGGGCCGCACCCGGACGCTGTACCTGCAGCACAACTACCTGTCCGGGTTCCCGTGGGACCGCGGCATGGCGGTGCCGGACGCCGCGGCGGTGTGCCTGTCGTACAACTGCATGGCGCTGCCCATGGGGCTCGAGGGCTGCCCCGCCAGCGCCGGGACGCAGCCGTCGCGGCCCGCCTCGCAGTGCTCGGCGTTCAGCCGCGGCGGAGCAGGCCCTCGAGATTGA
- the LOC104425172 gene encoding pentatricopeptide repeat-containing protein At3g22150, chloroplastic has protein sequence MMATSALPLSPPFPHSHISAAAATAAPGGEALLSPPKPTLKTPTVRSRLSRLCQEGQPHLARQLFDTITRPSAVLWNTIIIGFICNNMPDEALLFYSRMKRASPDVQSDSYTYSSTLKACAETRNLRVGKAVHCHFIRCQPNPSRIVYNSLLNMYSACLNSAENDVGYLMDSDYSVNDPVRRVFDTMRRRNVVSWNTLVSWYVKTERYMDAVKHFRTMMKTGIRPSPVSFVNIFPAISGVGKRKLANVFYGFLLKSGDEFVNDLFVVSSAVFMYAELGFLDIARKIFDHCVEKNTEVWNTMICAYVQNDCPAEGIELFAQALASEQMDLDDVTFLSVLMAVSQLQRLDLALQLHAYLIKRFTVLPVNILNAVIVMYSRCNSVQTSFKVFDKMLQRDIVSWNTVISAFVQNGLDDEGLMLAYEMQKQGFMADPVTVTALLSTASNLKNQRIGKEVHAYLLRNGIQFEGMGSYLIDMYAKCGLIRTAEQIFNIDYMNARDQAIWNAMISGYTQNELTEEVFVILRRMLEQKVMPNAVTIASVLPACISIGSISFGKQLHGFSVRNFLDQNIFVDTALIDTYSKLGVIRDAENAFRRTPKKNSVTYTTMILGYGQHGMGERAVSLFHSMKGLGIEPDAITFVAVLSACSYAGLVDEGLQIFRLMEREYKIQPSTEHYCCIADMLGRVGRVREAFEFVNELGEDGNKLAIWGSLLGACKIHRHFEIGESVARKMIELGIGNNSSGYQVLLSNLHAEEGNWESVDRLRGEMREKGLRKEVGCSWIDIAGTINYFLSRDQGHDQCDEIYSTLDGLATEMRKAGYRPSLDPDHVEVYE, from the coding sequence ATGATGGCGACTTCTGCACTCCCTCTGTCACCACCCTTCCCTCACTCTCacatctccgccgccgccgcaaccGCCGCCCCCGGCGGCGAAGCCCTGCTGTCTCCGCCGAAGCCGACCCTCAAGACCCCCACCGTCCGCTCTCGCCTCAGCCGGCTCTGCCAAGAAGGCCAGCCCCACCTCGCCCGCCAACTGTTCGACACAATTACTCGCCCATCCGCCGTCCTGTGGAACACCATCATCATCGGCTTCATCTGCAACAACATGCCCGACGAAGCCCTCCTCTTCTATTCCCGGATGAAGAGGGCCTCCCCCGACGTCCAGTCCGATTCCTACACTTACTCCTCCACTCTCAAGGCGTGTGCCGAGACGCGTAATTTGAGGGTAGGTAAGGCCGTGCACTGCCATTTTATCCGGTGCCAACCGAACCCCAGTAGGATCGTGTATAATTCTTTGTTGAATATGTACTCTGCGTGCTTGAACAGTGCGGAGAATGATGTGGGTTATTTGATGGATTCCGACTACAGTGTGAATGATCCGGTGCGGAGAGTTTTTGATACAATGCGTAGGAGAAATGTGGTTTCTTGGAATACATTGGTTTCGTGGTATGTAAAGACTGAGAGGTATATGGATGCGGTTAAGCATTTTCGGACAATGATGAAGACTGGAATAAGGCCAAGTCCGGTCAGTTTCGTTAATATTTTCCCTGCCATATCAGGTGTTGGGAAGAGAAAGTTGGCCAATGTGTTTTATGGGTTTCTTCTAAAGTCGGGAGATGAATTTGTGAACGACTTGTTTGTTGTCAGTTCAGCTGTATTTATGTATGCAGAGCTTGGGTTCCTTGATATCGCTAGGAAGATTTTTGATCATTGTGTTGAGAAGAACACGGAAGTGTGGAACacgatgatttgtgcatatgttCAGAATGATTGTCCTGCTGAAGGGATTGAGCTCTTTGCTCAAGCTTTGGCTTCAGAGCAGATGGACCTCGATGATGTAACTTTTCTCTCAGTTTTAATGGCTGTTTCACAGTTGCAACGATTGGACTTAGCTTTACAGCTTCATGCCTATTTGATTAAGAGGTTCACAGTGTTGCCCGTTAACATATTAAATGCAGTGATAGTAATGTATTCGAGGTGCAATTCAGTTCAGACATCATTTAAGGTTTTTGATAAGATGCTGCAGAGAGATATTGTCTCGTGGAATACAGTCATTTCTGCTTTTGTGCAGAATGGGCTGGATGATGAAGGTTTGATGCTTGCCTATGAGATGCAGAAACAAGGGTTTATGGCTGATCCTGTGACAGTAACCGCTTTACTCTCCACAGCATCGAATCTGAAGAATCAACGCATTGGCAAGGAGGTTCATGCATATCTTCTCAGGAATGGGATTCAATTTGAGGGAATGGGTAGCTATCTCATAGACATGTATGCTAAATGTGGCTTGATTAGGACTGCAGAACAAATCTTCAACATTGATTACATGAATGCTAGAGATCAAGCTATATGGAATGCTATGATTTCTGGGTACACTCAAAATGAACTGACTGAAGAAGTTTTCGTGATTTTGCGACGGATGCTTGAGCAAAAAGTCATGCCCAATGCTGTTACAATAGCATCAGTTCTTCCTGCTTGTATCTCCATTGGAAGTATAAGTTTCGGTAAGCAACTCCATGGATTCTCAGTTCGCAACTTTCTGGACCAAAACATCTTTGTGGATACTGCTCTCATCGACACGTACTCCAAGTTGGGTGTCATCAGAGATGCTGAAAATGCCTTCAGAAGGACCCCCAAGAAAAATTCGGTCACATATACCACCATGATACTTGGTTATGGTCAGCACGGGATGGGTGAGAGAGCTGTTTCATTATTTCACTCAATGAAAGGGCTTGGCATTGAACCCGATGCAATTACCTTTGTTGCAGTGCTGTCTGCGTGTAGTTATGCTGGTTTAGTTGATGAAGGCCTTCAGATATTCAGATTAATGGAGAGGGAATATAAAATTCAGCCATCAACCGAGCATTACTGCTGCATTGCTGACATGCTAGGGAGAGTTGGGAGAGTGAGAGAGGCATTTGAGTTTGTCAATGAGTTGGGTGAAGATGGTAATAAGTTGGCAATTTGGGGTTCACTTCTAGGAGCCTGCAAAATTCATCGACATTTTGAAATTGGGGAAAGTGTTGCAAGAAAGATGATTGAACTTGGGATAGGAAACAACAGTTCAGGCTATCAGGTTTTGCTCTCAAATTTACATGCGGAGGAAGGCAACTGGGAGAGCGTTGATAGGTTGAGGGGAGAGATGAGGGAAAAGGGTCTGAGAAAGGAGGTTGGATGTAGTTGGATTGATATAGCAGGCACCATAAACTATTTTCTATCAAGGGATCAAGGCCATGACCAATGTGATGAGATATATAGTACGTTGGATGGATTAGCCACGGAAATGAGAAAAGCTGGTTATAGGCCTTCTCTTGATCCTGATCATGTTGAGGTATATGAATAA
- the LOC104425175 gene encoding LOW QUALITY PROTEIN: RCC1 domain-containing protein RUG3, mitochondrial (The sequence of the model RefSeq protein was modified relative to this genomic sequence to represent the inferred CDS: inserted 1 base in 1 codon), with the protein MSLVRHRLASLARPFSSSAAKLPSSTTTTTXLDGDAAAAAAAVQLLSWGRGASGQLGGGGIEQVRMYPAPVAGLILPPSFALSPIPGSLQGSGRADSPPASDPAIEVGISCGLFHSSLVVDGKLWIWGKGDGGRLGLGHEDSVFVPTLNPNLDGVRCIALGGLHSVALDSLGRVFTWGYGGFGALGHSVYHRELLPRLVEGSWDGRICHIATSGTHTAAITEAGELYTWGREEGDGRLGLGPGRGPDQAGGLSVPCKVKALPVTVSSVSCGGFFTTALTKDGQVWNWGANSNYELGRGNKVGGWEPKPIPSLEHVCIIQIASGGYHSLALTDDGKVLSWGHGGHGQLGHSSIQSQKVPTVVDALANEHVIFIACEGSTSAAITDEGKLYMWGNSKDYQLGVPGLPDVHPTPVEVKFLSEDDGLGPYNVLSIAIGASHAMCLVSRSGFDTSFSKSNQAGTDWQNGKNNQINS; encoded by the exons ATGTCGCTCGTCAGGCACCGCCTCGCCTCCCTCGCTCgccccttctcctcctccgccgccaagctcccctcctccaccaccaccacca acctcgacggcgacgccgccgccgccgccgccgcggtcCAGCTCCTCTCATGGGGCCGCGGCGCCTCCGGCcagctcggcggcggcggcatcgAGCAGGTCCGGATGTATCCAGCTCCCGTCGCCGGCCTCATTCTCCCTCCTTCCTTCGCCCTCTCTCCCATCCCCGGCAGCCTCCAAGGCTCTGGCCGCGCCGACTCGCCGCCGGCCTCCGATCCCGCCATTGAGGTCGGCATATCGTGCGGACTGTTTCATTCCTCGTTGGTGGTCGACGGTAAGCTGTGGATATGGGGAAAGGGCGACGGCGGACGCCTAGGCCTCGGTCATGAGGACTCGGTCTTCGTGCCGACTTTGAATCCTAACTTGGACGGCGTCCGGTGCATTGCTCTCGGCGGTCTTCACTCGGTCGCGCTCGATTCGCTCGGTCGGGTCTTCACTTG GGGTTATGGTGGTTTCGGAGCGCTCGGGCATTCTGTGTATCATAGAGAGCTCTTGCCGAGATTGGTGGAGGGGTCCTGGGATGGGAGGATTTGCCATATTGCGACTAGTGGCACCCATACTGCTGCTATCACGGAAGCAG GTGAGCTGTATACCTGGGGTcgagaagaaggagatggtaGATTAGGCCTTGGTCCTGGTCGGGGACCAGATCAGGCAGGAGGCCTCAGTGTTCCTTGCAAAGTAAAGGCTCTACCTGTAACCGTGTCATCTGTTTCTTGTGGTGGTTTTTTCACCACGGCATTAACTAAGGATGGTCAAGTTTGGAACTGGGGAG CTAACTCAAATTATGAACTTGGAAGGGGTAACAAAGTTGGTGGCTGGGAACCAAAACCCATCCCAAGCCTTGAACATGTTTGCATCATCCAGATAGCCAGTGGTGGATATCATTCTCTTGCCTTAACTG ATGATGGAAAGGTGCTCTCCTGGGGTCATGGTGGACATGGTCAGTTGGGCCATTCTTCTATCCAGAGTCAGAAAGTTCCTACAGTGGTCGACGCATTGGCTAACGAGCATGTCATCTTTATTGCTTGTGAAGGTTCAACTTCAGCAGCTATAACTG ATGAAGGGAAATTATACATGTGGGGAAATTCTAAAGATTATCAACTTGGAGTTCCTGGGTTGCCAGATGTGCATCCTACTCCTGTTGAAGTGAAGTTCTTGAGCGAAGATGATGGTCTGGGACCATATAACGTGTTATCCATTGCAATTGGTGCTTCTCATGCAATGTGTTTGGTTTCCAGGTCAGGTTTTGATACATCTTTCTCGAAAAGTAACCAAGCGGGTACTGACTGGCAGAACGGGAAGAATAATCAGATAAATTCTTAA
- the LOC104427337 gene encoding LOW QUALITY PROTEIN: 36.4 kDa proline-rich protein (The sequence of the model RefSeq protein was modified relative to this genomic sequence to represent the inferred CDS: inserted 1 base in 1 codon; substituted 1 base at 1 genomic stop codon), which yields MAIMGRKHLLLLLAYLLANTFLTSLACPYCPYPSPKPPKTPVVKPPFHPKPPHFPKPPVVHPPVHPKPPHFPKPPIVHPPVHPKPPHFPKPPVVHPPYGPKPPALCPPPMPTPTPKPKPPPRPKPPSXNRRPSRSPRREAAAQAKASGGETAPIPKPPVVYPPPKPKPPKPPVVKPPPIPKPPVVYPPPVPKPPVVKPPPFLNPHRIPAAHAETTRRIPAAQAPVVIPPPTPKPPIVYPPPKPPVVIPPPTPKPPXVYPPPIPKPPVVPPSPPYVPKPPVVLPRRPRPSRRRVPSAAARAVPAPPVVPTPPPSQTCPIDTLKLGACVDVLGGLVHIGIGSSAKDTCCPVLQGLLDLDAAVCLCTTIKAKLLNISIVIPIALQVLIDCGKTPPSGFQCAA from the exons ATGGCCATCATGGGGAGGAAGCATCTCCTGCTCCTCCTGGCCTACCTGCTCGCGAACACCTTCCTCACCTCCCTCGCCTGTCCCTACTGCCCCTACCCCTCCCCGAAACCGCCCAAGACTCCGGTGGTGAAGCCGCCGTTCCATCCCAAACCGCCACACTTCCCCAAACCTCCCGTCGTCCACCCTCCCGTACACCCCAAGCCGCCACACTTCCCCAAGCCTCCCATCGTCCACCCTCCCGTACACCCCAAGCCGCCGCACTTCCCCAAGCCTCCCGTCGTCCACCCTCCCTACGGACCCAAACCTCCGGCCCTCTGCCCTCCTCCCATGCCCACGCCCACGCCTAAGCCCAAGCCTCCCCCCAGGCCGAAGCCCCCGTCGTGAAACCGCCGCCCAAGCCGAAGCCCCCGTCGTGAAGCCGCCGCCCAAGCCAAAGCCTCCGGTGGTGAAACCGCCCCCATTCCGAAGCCACCCGTCGTGTACCCGCCGCCCAAGCCGAAGCCTCCGAAGCCTCCGGTTGTGAAACCGCCTCCCATTCCGAAGCCACCCGTCGTGTACCCGCCGCCCGTGCCGAAGCCTCCGGTTGTGAAACCGCCCCCATTCCTAAACCCCCATCGTATACCCGCCGCCCACGCCGAAACCACCCG TCGTATACCCGCCGCCCAAGCCCCGGTGGTGATACCGCCCCCGACCCCTAAACCGCCCATCGTGTACCCGCCGCCCAAGCCGCCGGTGGTGATACCGCCCCCGACCCCTAAACCCC TCGTTTACCCGCCGCCCATCCCGAAGCCGCCCGTCGTGCCACCATCGCCGCCTTACGTGCCCAAACCGCCGGTCGTCCtcccccgccgcccccgcccgTCGAGACGCCGTgtcccctccgccgccgcccgcgccgTGCCCGCCCCGCCGGTGGTGCCCACGCCTCCGCCTTCGCAGACGTGCCCCATCGACACGCTGAAGCTCGGGGCGTGCGTGGACGTGCTGGGCGGGCTGGTGCACATCGGGATCGGGAGCAGCGCGAAGGACACGTGCTGCCCTGTGCTGCAGGGGCTGCTCGACCTGGACGCGGCGGTGTGCCTCTGCACCACCATCAAGGCCAAGCTCCTCAACATCAGCATCGTCATCCCCATCGCCCTCCAGGTGCTCATCGACTGCGGCAAAACGCCTCCGTCTGGATTCCAGTGCGCCGCCTGA